GAGCAAATAAAAGAGCTTCGGAGCCGCCAGTAGTTACCATTACATCAGAATGGTCAATATTTATTCCAACTTTTTGGTAATAATTGGCTAAGCCTTTTCGGTAGCTTTCAAAGCCAGCAGAGTGGCTATATTCTACTACTTTATCATTAAAATTATGAATAGCATCTAAAGCTACTTCTGGTGATTTGATATCAGGTTGACCAATGTTGAGGTGAAAAACAGTTTTCCCTTTTTGCTTTGCACCTTCAGCAAAAGGCACCAACTTACGTATTGGTGATTCGGGCATTTTAATTCCCTTGGATGAAATTTTCGGCATTGCTTTTGATAAAAAAACACCTCCGATATTTACAAAGGAGGTGTTTATTAAACTGAATAAATTAAAAACTTAAATTATTTTACTTCTAAAACTGATGCTTTTGGTTTTGTAGGTGCAGCAGGAGCCTGAGCAGGCTTTTTAACTTCACCTTTAACAGTCAAAACTTTAGTTTTTTCAGCAGCATTAGTAGTTAGAGTAATAGTCTTAGTGAATTTCCCAATTCTATTTGTAGCGTATTTCACACCAATTGAAGCCGATTCACCTGGTGCAATTGGGGCTTTTGGCCATGTAGGTACTGTACATCCACAACTACCTTTAGCATTTGAAATAATCAATGGAGCATTTCCAGTATTAGTAAGAACGAATTCTCTTTTTCCATCCGAATTGTGTTCAATTAAACCATAATCAATGACAGTAGATTCAAAGTCCATTTTTGGACCTGCTTTTACTTCTTTTGCAGCAGGAGATGAACTTTGAGCTTGTAATGAAACTGCTGCTCCAATTAAAGCGATAGCTAAAAATAATTTTTTCATTTTATGTTTTTTTTGGTTCTTAAACTTTAGAACAACAAATGTACTAAAATATTGTATTGTATTAATCCAAAATTCACCCCCAATTTTTAGTCTAAAGTATTATTTTTGGTGCTTATAAAAAATGTAATGAGTATATCAAAAACATATAATCCTACCAGTTCTGAAGAGAAATGGTATGCCCATTGGTTATCTAAAGGTTATTTTAATTCTAAACCTGATGATAGAGAGGCATATACTATCGTAATTCCACCTCCTAATGTAACGGGGGTATTGCATATGGGACATATGTTAAACAACACCTTGCAAGATGTACTTATTCGAAAAGCCAGAATGCAAGGTTTTAACGCTTGTTGGGTGCCTGGTACTGACCATGCTTCTATTGCTACAGAAGCCAAAGTAGTGCAAAAACTAGCTAAAGAAGGTATAGATAAATCAGACTTAAGTCGTGAAGAATTTTTAAAACACGCTTGGGAATGGAAAGAAAAACACGGAGGGATTATTCTTGAGCAATTAAAGAAGTTAGGAGCATCATGCGATTGGGAACGAACAAAGTTCACAATGGATGATGACATGAGTGAATCCGTGATTAAAGTATTTGTTGATTTACACCAAAAAGGACTCATCTACAGAGGTGTACGCATGGTAAATTGGGACCCTAGTGCACAAACAGCCTTGTCTGATGAAGAGGTGATACACAAGGAAGTGAAATCTAAATTGTACCACATTCGCTATGAGATTGAAGATTCTGATGAGTACTTAACAGTTGCAACAACTCGACCAGAAACTATACTTGGTGATACTGCTATATGTGTAAACCCCAATGACGAACGCTACATTCATTTGAAGGGTAAAAAGGCAATTGTGCCTTTAATTAATCGTTCTGTTCCAATCATTTTTGATGAGTACGTTGATATGGAGTTTGGTACGGGTGCACTAAAAGTTACTCCTGCTCATGATATTAACGACTACCAACTTGGTGACAAACACGGTCTTGAAGTTATTGATATATTGAATGATGATGGCACATTAAATGAGTCTGCTCAATTGTATGTAGGTAAAGATAGATTTCAGGTGCGTAAAGAAATCGACAATGACTTAGAAGAGAAAGAGTATTTAGTGAAAACCGAAGACTTACTAAATAAAGTTGGCTTTTCAGAACGTACAGATGCCGTGATTGAACCAAAGCTATCCATGCAATGGTTTTTTAAGATGGAGGAATTTTCTAAACCAGCTTTAGAAAATGTAATGAATGATACCATCAAATTTCATCCAGATAAATTTAAAAATACCTATCGCCATTGGATGGAAAACATAAAGGATTGGTGTGTTTCTAGACAACTGTGGTGGGGACAGCAAATACCAGCTTACTTTTATGAGGGTAATAATTATGTCGTTGCTGAATCTAAAGAATTAGCATTAGATCAAGCTCAAAAAATAAATCCAAATATCACTCTTTCAGACTTAAGACAGGATGAAGATGTTTTGGATACCTGGTTCTCTTCATGGCTATGGCCAATTTCTGTTTTTGACGGTATTCGAAACCCTGATAATGAGGAGGTTAATTATTATTACCCTACTAATGACCTTGTCACTGCTCCTGAAATTTTATTTTTCTGGGTAGCTAGAATGATAATGGCAGGTTATGAATATAAGGGTGAATTGCCATTTAAAAATGTTTATCTGACAGGTATAGTACGTGATAAATTAGGACGAAAAATGTCCAAATCTCTAGGGAATTCGCCTGACCCAATAGAGTTAATGAATAAGTATGGTGCTGATGGTGTTAGGGTTGGGATGTTACTATCTTCGCCTGCTGGAAATGATTTGCCATTTGACGAATCCTTATGCGAACAGGGACGAAATTTCTCCAATAAAATATGGAATGCTACACGCTTAATAAAAGGGTGGGAGGTAGCTGACATTAATCAACCAGAATCATCTGCAATAGCTATCGATTGGTTTGAAAATAAATTTCAGCATACCCTTGAGTTGATAAATCAGGCTTTTGAGAAGTACAGAATATCTGAAGCATTAATGCTCACGTATCGTTTAGTTTGGGACGATTTTTGTTCGTGGTATTTAGAGTCCATTAAGCCAGATTATCAAAATCCTATTGATTCAAAAACTCTTGAATTGACTACAGAGTTTTTAGATAACATACTGAAACTATTACATCCTTTTATGCCATTTCTCACTGAAGAAATATGGCATATAGTAGCTAAGAGAGATGAAGATATTATCGTTTCTACATGGCCTAAAACTAAAGAAGTAAATCAGTCTATTATTAATGATTTTGAATATGCTACAGAAATTGTATCTGCCATCAGAACAATTAGAAAGGAGAAGCAAATACCGAATAAAGATGCTTTACAATTATTTATAAAGACCAACGAAGAAACATCTACTTCAATGGATTCTTTAGTATGTAGACTGGTGAACCTATCTGAACTTTCTTACACTAAGGAGACTGTTGATGGGGCTTTTTCTTTCAGAGTTAAATCTAATGAATTCTTTGTGCCTTTATCTGATAATATTGATGTTGGTGCTGAATTAGACAAGCTGCGTTCGGAATTGGAATACACTCATGGGTTTTTGAAGTCTGTTGAGGGTAAACTGTCCAACAATCGATTTGTAAATAATGCTCCTGAGCAAGTAGTAGCCATTGAAAGAAAAAAGCAATCTGACGCCTTAGCGAAGATTGCTTTTTTAGAGGAACAAATAAAAGCCTTATCCTAATTTAGGATTAGCTTTTTGCTCTCTTTTTTCTGTTCGCCAATTAGGTTTAAGAAGTAAACTCCTCTTTCTAGTTCAGCGGTTCGCAATGTGATAGAACTAGAAGAAATCTTTTCTTCAATTACTACTTTTCCACTCGCGTCGATTAATTGTATTTTTTTCCATTCTTCATTTTCTTCCAAGTCAATATTTACGATGTCTTTTGCTGGATTTGGATAGATTGAATATTGAGTGTGGTCAATCTCATTTACACTCACCAAATCAGGAAATACATCGTATATAGAGGTAATAATAGTTGAATATACGCCAGTACCGTGCGTTCCTACTACAAGTTTACCATCGCTATCTCTGAATCGAATATTTTCAATGACTACATTTCCTATAGCACTTGTTCCAATCTGACGCCATTCAGTATCTAAACCTTCTAACTTATCTGTTCCATAAAGCCCAGTACTACCACCTACTAAATATAGAGTATCACTGCCAAGAACAGCAATTTCTGCAGTTCGCATGGAAGGTCCATTTCCACCACCAGAAAAAGAGTCTTCTAGATTACCTCCAACCTTTTTCCACGTTTGTCCACCATCATCAGTAAATAGGAAGCTATATGTAGAATAGTTTGAAATGAGCACCAATACCCGTTCAGCATTTGTTGGATCAATTTCTACTGCCGAGACGTTTTTATTACCAAATCCTATTGGTAAAGTGTTTAACAGAACCATATCTGGATCCCCTTCGTGAGCATTGTCAATTCTATAAATATAATTATCGCTCGTACCAATGTAAACTGTATTTGGTGGGTTAGTCGAAACGTCCATACATGAAATTGTTCTATTTGTAGTGTCAGAGAAAACCTCCCAACCTATATTGGTCCTAGTTTGTGAATTATTGTAAGGGTAGTTACTAGCGTCGTTATTTCTCCACAGATGATAAGCGTTGTTCATGTAGATAATATCGTCATTATTAGGGTCCATAGCTAGGTAGTTAATGAAGTCATACATTACTGTATCAGCACCTAGTGGATCCATTCTATTATATGCCATTACTTCACCTTGATTATTTAACTTCATTTTGAATAAAACACCCCTTTGTATTTGTAAATAAAAGTCTTCTTCATTGTCTGCAACAGCACTGTAGCACCCATCTCCATTGAAAGGCATTACCCAGTCGTCTGTTTCGTCATCGCTAATTGTTACAAAGTTTCCGTTATCCTGGAAGCCACCGACAATTAAGTCGCTATTTCCTTTACCCATTGTTACGGAATAAAGCTGGGTTGTCTGATACCCATTATTAAGTCTTGTCCAAAGATGAGGTGTAGCTAAACAGTTTGTTGACTTATAGATTCCTCCATCATTAGCACTTAGAATAGTATTGGGGTCTGAAGGTAAAAATAGAAGGTCGTGCTGGTCTGGATGGTGTCTGTCATAGATATCCCAATTATCGTATCCATGATCGGAACCTTCATAATATCCTCCAATTTGAGCTGTATTTGTATCCGAAGTAAAACCATCCGTTGAACGCCATAAGTTAGTACCCCCTATGAAAACAACGTTTGGCTCATCTGGTTTTACTTTTACCAATAAATCATAACCACCCTGAGCATTGAAGTTGTCGAAAGTTGTTGGTTTGTTTGCTGGAATATTTTGGGAAAGATTAATCCATGTACCACAGCTATCCGTACCGTCGCCACATAAGTAAGTGTATTTCCACAAAGAAGTCCAGGTTTCACCATTGAAAAAAGTATTTGTGAACTGACCAGAATTTGTAGTTTCAGCAGTTAAGAAATAGACTTCATTTTCGTTGGACGGATTTATGCCAATAGCACTTCTTCCGTACGTATTCCCAAAGCTATCAGGTAAAATATTTGCCCATTCCATACCATCAGCAGAACGCCAGAACCCTTTGCCTGCACCATCTGAGCTAAGTGTGGCGTACACTACTCCTGTTGAAGTAATTTCTACATTGTTGTAGTAAGCTTCCCCGCCACCAACTTCTTCATTCCAAGACTCACCACCATCAACCGAGCGGTAGATGCCTCCATATGTTGCCAAATACATTTCATCTTCCTCTAGATTTGAAGGGTCAAGAACAATGTTCCAAGCAAAATCAAAAACATTGAAACTTCCAGCTGGGCTATTATCAGCAGTAGAACTAATGGAGTCCCAAGTGAGTCCGTTGTCAATGGATTTGTAAATACCATTACCATCGAAATAAGCACCACTTCCACTAGCAGAATTACCAGCTAATTCACCTGTTCCATAGTACCATATATTTTCTTTTCCTTCTCTAGTATCTTGAGCTAAGCAGGTAACGTTATGTAATTGAAAAGGTTTTGTCATTTTACTCCAACTCTGTCCCAAGTTTGTTGACCGCCAAATACCACCAGAAACACCACCGGCTATTAAGGTGTTTTCGTCAGTAACATCATAGGCTAGTGCTCTAGTGCGTCCTCCAACATTGTAGGGTCCTTCAGCAGTCCAAACGAGATTAGAATTATTTAAATCATTTGGTAAAGATTGTGCAAATTTCAACTCCTTTCTTCTTATGCTTTGTGGAATATTACCATTGGCATCAAGCAAACGTTTTGCATCCCACGCCTTTCTCGACTTAGGAGATTCGGAAGGTGCTTTGTAGATGGAATTAAAATCAATTGGTTTGTCAGGAGTTAGCGCTACAAATGTAAGTCCAGCCAAAATTAATACGGTTAAAATTTTAAATAATTTCATTTAGTTGTTGTTAAGATGCATATTTTCAACGAAGATTTCAGCTTTTTTAACACAGTCGCTGACAGAAACCCCGTTGAAATAATTCCCTAAAATATGAAAGTTAGGGAAATTGCTCTCAAATTTATCTATTTCCAATATAAGTTGGTCAAGTTCAAGGCCATATTGGGGTATACCTTTGATGTATGATGTATGGTTTTTGAAGGTAGGTATTTTTTTGCATTGCATTAACTCCATTACTTCATCTAAAACAATTTTTTCGAGTTCATCTTTTTCCAAAGAACATAGTTCGGACTGCCTACTTCCGCCTACAATTACGGTAAATAATTCCTTATTTTTTGGAGAAACATGAGGGAAAATTCTTGAATTAAAAAGTATTCCTAGAAAGTGTTTGTTGTCAGATTGTTTACTAAGTACTCCAAAACCTTGTGCTTGATTTTTCACCTCATTTTTATCAAATCCAAAATGAAATACATCAATAGGTACATATTCAATAGCATTTAAATTAGTTATTAGCTCGATGGTTTCAATGACTTTTGAAAGTGAATGAGCAGGTATAGTAGATATAATTTTTTGACAGTGAATAATATTATTATTTGAATCGATAATTTCATATCCCTCTTCTATCTTAATAATACTGACTACCTCTGTATTGCATTGGATTTTATCTTTTAGTCGTTGGCTAATTTCATCAGTTAATTCAGAAAGACCATTTGGGAAATTAAACATTCTAGCTTTTGGAGCTTTCTTTTTTTTCATTAAACCTTTTATAACGGAACCATGTTTTTGCTCAGCTTCCCATATCATTTTAAGAGTATGCTTAGCACTCATTTTCTTTGGATTTCCAGAATATATTCCAGTTACAAAGGGTTCCACAAACTGTTTTAGTATGGCTTTGCCAAACCGTCTACTAATGAATTCAGCTAATGAAGTATCGCTTTGGTGTGGTTTAATAAAAGGCTCTTTCAATAACCTCAATTTTTCATACCATTTCAATAATGGTGTTTTTATGAACTCTATTGGATTTCTTGGAAGTAACTGTAATTTATTTTGATGTAAAACGTAACGGTTATTTTCAGCTGTTTCTAACGGAGTCGACATTTTATTCCATAATCCGCAATCTTTGATGAGTGATTTAATAGATTCATTATTAAGCAATACGGTATTTGGTCCATTTTCAATAAGGTAACCATCAATTAATTTAGAATGAATGTTTCCGCCTGTTTTTTCACTTTTTTCTAAAACAATAAAGTCATCGGTTTTCTTTGAAAGAAAGTGTGCTACACTTAGGCCAGAAATACCACATCCTAATACAACGGTATGTTTTTTTATAGAAGCGATATGCAAATTTAGCCAAAATAAGCGCGTAAAATATATATTTGCATACCCAAGTTAATTGAAAATGCAAGAACCGAAACCATACAAACCCAAAAATAATATTCGGATAGTTACTGCAGCCAGTCTTTTTGACGGTCATGATGCAGCTATTAATATTATGCGTAGAATTATACAAGCTACTGGATGTGAAGTCATTCATCTTGGTCATGACCGTTCCGTTGAAGAGGTGGTTAATTGTGCCATTGAAGAAGATGCAAATGCAATTGCAATGACTTCTTATCAGGGAGGGCATACAGAGTATTTAAAATACATGTATGACTTACTACAAGAGAAGGGAGCTAGTCAGATTCGCATTTTTGCTGGAGGTGGAGGTACAATATTGCCTGAAGAAATTAAGGAACTACATGAATATGGTATAAGCCGTATTTATCATCCTGATGACGGAAGAGCTATGGGGCTTCAAGGAATGATAAACGATTTGGTTGAAAAATCAGACTTCCCTACAGGCAAAGGAGTCGAAAATTGTGCTAAAGATTTATCAAATGTTCAAAATATTGCGCGTTTGATTTCTGCTGCAGAGAATTTCCCTGATGAAGCTAAGAATGAATTGGCAGAAATTTCAAAACTGGCTAAAGAATCTAAGACGCCTGTGTTGGGTATAACGGGTACAGGTGGTGCTGGAAAATCTTCTTTGGTGGATGAATTGGTTAGGCGTTTTCTGATTGATTTTTCTGATAAGCGATTAGCTATTATTTCTGTTGACCCATCAAAGCGTAAAACTGGTGGGGCATTGCTAGGTGATAGAATTAGAATGAACTCTATCAAAAATAAGCGTGTTTACATGCGTTCTTTAGCAACTAGACAAGCCAATTTAGCCTTATCAGCACATGTAAATAAGGCCTTAGATATTCTAAAAGTCGCCAATTTTGACTTGATAATTCTTGAAACATCTGGAATTGGTCAGTCAGATACTGAAATTTTAGAACATTCTGATGCTTCCTTGTATGTAATGACTCCTGAATATGGTGCAGCTACTCAGCTTGAAAAAATTGATATGCTTGATTTTGCAGATTTAATAGCCATAAATAAGTTTGATAAGCGTGGCTCATTAGACGCCTTAAGAG
The nucleotide sequence above comes from Flavobacteriales bacterium. Encoded proteins:
- a CDS encoding T9SS type A sorting domain-containing protein; translation: MKLFKILTVLILAGLTFVALTPDKPIDFNSIYKAPSESPKSRKAWDAKRLLDANGNIPQSIRRKELKFAQSLPNDLNNSNLVWTAEGPYNVGGRTRALAYDVTDENTLIAGGVSGGIWRSTNLGQSWSKMTKPFQLHNVTCLAQDTREGKENIWYYGTGELAGNSASGSGAYFDGNGIYKSIDNGLTWDSISSTADNSPAGSFNVFDFAWNIVLDPSNLEEDEMYLATYGGIYRSVDGGESWNEEVGGGEAYYNNVEITSTGVVYATLSSDGAGKGFWRSADGMEWANILPDSFGNTYGRSAIGINPSNENEVYFLTAETTNSGQFTNTFFNGETWTSLWKYTYLCGDGTDSCGTWINLSQNIPANKPTTFDNFNAQGGYDLLVKVKPDEPNVVFIGGTNLWRSTDGFTSDTNTAQIGGYYEGSDHGYDNWDIYDRHHPDQHDLLFLPSDPNTILSANDGGIYKSTNCLATPHLWTRLNNGYQTTQLYSVTMGKGNSDLIVGGFQDNGNFVTISDDETDDWVMPFNGDGCYSAVADNEEDFYLQIQRGVLFKMKLNNQGEVMAYNRMDPLGADTVMYDFINYLAMDPNNDDIIYMNNAYHLWRNNDASNYPYNNSQTRTNIGWEVFSDTTNRTISCMDVSTNPPNTVYIGTSDNYIYRIDNAHEGDPDMVLLNTLPIGFGNKNVSAVEIDPTNAERVLVLISNYSTYSFLFTDDGGQTWKKVGGNLEDSFSGGGNGPSMRTAEIAVLGSDTLYLVGGSTGLYGTDKLEGLDTEWRQIGTSAIGNVVIENIRFRDSDGKLVVGTHGTGVYSTIITSIYDVFPDLVSVNEIDHTQYSIYPNPAKDIVNIDLEENEEWKKIQLIDASGKVVIEEKISSSSITLRTAELERGVYFLNLIGEQKKESKKLILN
- a CDS encoding DUF1573 domain-containing protein, with the protein product MKKLFLAIALIGAAVSLQAQSSSPAAKEVKAGPKMDFESTVIDYGLIEHNSDGKREFVLTNTGNAPLIISNAKGSCGCTVPTWPKAPIAPGESASIGVKYATNRIGKFTKTITLTTNAAEKTKVLTVKGEVKKPAQAPAAPTKPKASVLEVK
- a CDS encoding valine--tRNA ligase produces the protein MSISKTYNPTSSEEKWYAHWLSKGYFNSKPDDREAYTIVIPPPNVTGVLHMGHMLNNTLQDVLIRKARMQGFNACWVPGTDHASIATEAKVVQKLAKEGIDKSDLSREEFLKHAWEWKEKHGGIILEQLKKLGASCDWERTKFTMDDDMSESVIKVFVDLHQKGLIYRGVRMVNWDPSAQTALSDEEVIHKEVKSKLYHIRYEIEDSDEYLTVATTRPETILGDTAICVNPNDERYIHLKGKKAIVPLINRSVPIIFDEYVDMEFGTGALKVTPAHDINDYQLGDKHGLEVIDILNDDGTLNESAQLYVGKDRFQVRKEIDNDLEEKEYLVKTEDLLNKVGFSERTDAVIEPKLSMQWFFKMEEFSKPALENVMNDTIKFHPDKFKNTYRHWMENIKDWCVSRQLWWGQQIPAYFYEGNNYVVAESKELALDQAQKINPNITLSDLRQDEDVLDTWFSSWLWPISVFDGIRNPDNEEVNYYYPTNDLVTAPEILFFWVARMIMAGYEYKGELPFKNVYLTGIVRDKLGRKMSKSLGNSPDPIELMNKYGADGVRVGMLLSSPAGNDLPFDESLCEQGRNFSNKIWNATRLIKGWEVADINQPESSAIAIDWFENKFQHTLELINQAFEKYRISEALMLTYRLVWDDFCSWYLESIKPDYQNPIDSKTLELTTEFLDNILKLLHPFMPFLTEEIWHIVAKRDEDIIVSTWPKTKEVNQSIINDFEYATEIVSAIRTIRKEKQIPNKDALQLFIKTNEETSTSMDSLVCRLVNLSELSYTKETVDGAFSFRVKSNEFFVPLSDNIDVGAELDKLRSELEYTHGFLKSVEGKLSNNRFVNNAPEQVVAIERKKQSDALAKIAFLEEQIKALS
- the hemG gene encoding protoporphyrinogen oxidase, yielding MHIASIKKHTVVLGCGISGLSVAHFLSKKTDDFIVLEKSEKTGGNIHSKLIDGYLIENGPNTVLLNNESIKSLIKDCGLWNKMSTPLETAENNRYVLHQNKLQLLPRNPIEFIKTPLLKWYEKLRLLKEPFIKPHQSDTSLAEFISRRFGKAILKQFVEPFVTGIYSGNPKKMSAKHTLKMIWEAEQKHGSVIKGLMKKKKAPKARMFNFPNGLSELTDEISQRLKDKIQCNTEVVSIIKIEEGYEIIDSNNNIIHCQKIISTIPAHSLSKVIETIELITNLNAIEYVPIDVFHFGFDKNEVKNQAQGFGVLSKQSDNKHFLGILFNSRIFPHVSPKNKELFTVIVGGSRQSELCSLEKDELEKIVLDEVMELMQCKKIPTFKNHTSYIKGIPQYGLELDQLILEIDKFESNFPNFHILGNYFNGVSVSDCVKKAEIFVENMHLNNN